A window from bacterium encodes these proteins:
- a CDS encoding sodium-dependent transporter — protein MIDTYRHETWSSRTGFLLASIGAAVGLGNLWRFPYIAGENGGGAFVLIYIGFVMLLGFPLVAAEMMIGRRGHKSAVSTMRDLVRGENAHPVWKAIGWLSLIVPFVGLSYYSVVAAWTLDFLWLSAFDTFSGIDSAAAEQLFGDRIGRPLRQSILHGTFMAITVLVVARGVNNGIARIAKILMPMLFGLLVLLVVYSIVSGDIREGLRFLFAPDFSQMTGTSVLMALGQALFSVSVGGGALITYSAYMPRDFSLTKSAAIICIGDTLVALLAGVAIFPIVFASGLSSSGGPGLIFMTLPIAFGQMPAGHLVGTLFFFLLFFAAFSTALAMLEPMVSYLIERPGANRTRMTVLTGIATWAVGLVSVFSFNIWADVHPLGWLDMDKTLFDLIDFSVANILIPANALLLALFAGWAISRATSTEELGSSPSMYALWRFALRYLCPIALTLVMIDLLT, from the coding sequence ATGATCGATACATACCGTCATGAGACGTGGTCCTCGCGAACCGGCTTTCTCCTGGCATCGATCGGCGCCGCCGTCGGCTTGGGCAATCTATGGCGGTTTCCGTACATAGCGGGTGAGAACGGCGGTGGCGCGTTCGTGCTCATTTACATCGGTTTCGTCATGCTGCTGGGCTTTCCGCTCGTCGCAGCCGAAATGATGATCGGCCGGCGCGGCCACAAGAGTGCCGTCTCCACGATGCGGGACCTTGTCCGGGGCGAAAATGCGCACCCCGTGTGGAAGGCAATCGGCTGGCTCAGCCTGATCGTGCCGTTTGTCGGTCTTAGCTACTACTCGGTGGTGGCTGCCTGGACGCTGGACTTTCTCTGGCTGTCGGCTTTCGACACCTTCAGCGGGATCGACAGTGCCGCCGCCGAGCAACTGTTCGGCGATCGCATCGGAAGACCGCTACGCCAGTCGATACTTCATGGGACGTTCATGGCGATCACGGTGCTGGTAGTCGCGCGCGGTGTAAACAACGGCATTGCGCGCATCGCCAAGATACTGATGCCGATGCTGTTCGGCTTACTCGTGCTGCTCGTCGTGTATTCGATCGTGTCCGGCGATATCCGCGAGGGACTCCGCTTCCTGTTTGCACCGGACTTCAGCCAGATGACTGGAACCTCGGTGCTGATGGCGTTGGGTCAGGCGCTGTTCTCCGTTTCAGTCGGCGGCGGTGCACTCATCACCTACAGCGCCTACATGCCGAGGGATTTCTCTCTCACCAAGTCAGCCGCGATCATCTGTATCGGCGACACGCTGGTCGCATTGCTTGCAGGTGTTGCCATTTTCCCGATTGTATTCGCGAGCGGGCTGAGTTCGTCCGGCGGACCAGGGCTGATCTTCATGACGCTGCCGATAGCGTTTGGCCAGATGCCTGCAGGGCACCTCGTTGGCACGTTGTTCTTCTTCCTTCTGTTTTTTGCGGCTTTCTCGACCGCGCTCGCGATGCTGGAGCCGATGGTCTCCTACCTGATCGAACGGCCCGGTGCGAATCGCACCCGCATGACGGTACTGACGGGCATCGCAACCTGGGCAGTCGGACTCGTCTCGGTCTTTTCCTTCAATATCTGGGCCGATGTACATCCACTCGGCTGGCTCGACATGGACAAGACTCTTTTTGACCTGATCGATTTCAGTGTCGCCAATATTCTCATCCCGGCGAATGCGTTGTTGCTCGCCTTGTTTGCCGGTTGGGCCATCAGCCGGGCAACGTCGACAGAAGAGCTCGGGAGCTCGCCGAGCATGTACGCCTTGTGGCGATTCGCGCTGCGCTACCTGTGTCCCATCGCGCTCACTCTCGTGATGATCGACCTCTTGACCTGA
- a CDS encoding GNAT family N-acetyltransferase produces the protein MAGIRLIGRAILRYLPLQSTREIEVGFALYPQFWGRWIATEVVDTCTALVWGDLGAAALVGVTTPANRTSQRVLLKFGLHYDRFWAKTSGCCCWSTLSTSNPVSSSSVRYSARLKLLQNMVTPKNSSSR, from the coding sequence ATTGCGGGCATTCGCCTTATCGGGCGTGCAATTCTTCGGTACCTGCCGCTCCAGAGTACCCGCGAGATCGAGGTCGGCTTCGCACTGTACCCGCAGTTCTGGGGTCGATGGATTGCCACGGAGGTAGTCGATACTTGCACCGCCCTCGTCTGGGGTGACCTCGGGGCGGCGGCGCTGGTTGGTGTGACAACCCCGGCGAATCGTACTTCCCAGCGTGTCCTACTCAAGTTCGGGCTGCACTACGATCGCTTCTGGGCGAAGACGAGCGGGTGCTGTTGTTGGTCCACCCTCAGCACTTCGAATCCGGTCTCTTCGAGCAGCGTCAGGTACTCGGCCAGGCTGAAGTTGCTCCAGAACATGGTCACACCGAAGAACTCGTCCTCGAGGTAG
- a CDS encoding class I SAM-dependent methyltransferase — MRRGYNDCAKAYDRSRHEKFEPSLEVLVAQIEPGRRTLDLGCGAGIPVTRELARHFDVSGVDASPNMIERARANVPGVAFSAVDMMSVDFPAGHFAAIVAFRSIHHLPRDEHPELFKRVHDWLEPRGYFLATLSRHNENSYLEDEFFGVTMFWSNFSLAEYLTLLEETGFEVLRVDQQQHPLVFAQKRS; from the coding sequence GTGAGACGCGGGTACAACGACTGCGCGAAGGCTTACGACAGATCGCGCCACGAGAAGTTCGAGCCGAGCCTGGAAGTGCTCGTCGCGCAAATCGAACCCGGTCGTCGCACCCTGGACCTGGGCTGCGGCGCAGGTATTCCGGTCACACGCGAGCTCGCCAGACACTTCGACGTAAGCGGTGTCGACGCTTCGCCGAACATGATCGAGCGTGCCCGAGCGAACGTACCCGGCGTCGCGTTCTCCGCAGTCGACATGATGTCGGTCGACTTCCCGGCCGGGCACTTCGCCGCCATCGTGGCGTTCCGCTCGATCCATCACCTGCCCCGCGACGAGCACCCCGAGCTCTTCAAGCGCGTGCACGATTGGCTCGAGCCACGCGGCTACTTCCTGGCGACGCTCAGCCGCCACAACGAAAATTCCTACCTCGAGGACGAGTTCTTCGGTGTGACCATGTTCTGGAGCAACTTCAGCCTGGCCGAGTACCTGACGCTGCTCGAAGAGACCGGATTCGAAGTGCTGAGGGTGGACCAACAACAGCACCCGCTCGTCTTCGCCCAGAAGCGATCGTAG